In one window of Arthrobacter pascens DNA:
- a CDS encoding ABC transporter substrate-binding protein codes for MTKSRPMAAALALFTAAGLMLGGCSAPTGGDTGEKKLTFMFRGGEDEKKAYEKAVAQFEADNHVDVDIIVTTADQYATKLKAAIAGKQVPDVFYIGPGDVQAYVQNGIVKDITDYVEKSDAIDLDNIWEYGVDSYRYDGKRVGQGAIYALPKDVGPFSFGYNKTMLEKAGIPLPDKDKPYTFDEFVAAAKKLTADTNGDGTLDQWGTGLNVQWNLQPFVWSNGGDWLNKDRTKVTVDTPEFAEALQWFADLQNVHGVTPSVAEAQTLDTYQRWMKGEIGFFPIAPWDLSTYQKLDFDWDVIPYPAGKTGKAATWTGTLGIAVSESTKLPEDAVKLVEYLTANKEAQQSLVDAGIQIPNLKDMAETWAADTTTKPANKAEFLQIVKDYGRALPGGNTFNAEWYDELFTNIQPVLDGKQTAADYLKEAQPRMQEFLDAANQQAGT; via the coding sequence ATGACGAAGTCACGTCCCATGGCCGCTGCCTTGGCGCTCTTTACAGCAGCTGGCCTGATGCTCGGCGGATGCTCCGCCCCCACCGGTGGGGACACCGGCGAAAAGAAGCTGACCTTCATGTTCCGTGGAGGTGAGGATGAGAAGAAGGCGTATGAAAAGGCGGTTGCCCAGTTTGAAGCTGACAACCACGTGGACGTGGACATCATCGTCACCACCGCCGACCAGTACGCCACGAAGCTGAAGGCCGCGATAGCCGGCAAGCAGGTCCCGGATGTCTTCTACATCGGCCCGGGCGACGTCCAGGCCTACGTGCAGAACGGCATCGTCAAGGACATCACCGACTACGTGGAAAAGTCCGACGCCATAGACCTGGACAACATCTGGGAATACGGTGTTGACAGCTACCGGTACGACGGAAAGCGCGTGGGCCAGGGCGCCATCTATGCCCTGCCCAAGGACGTTGGACCGTTCTCCTTCGGCTACAACAAGACCATGCTGGAAAAGGCCGGCATCCCGTTGCCCGACAAGGACAAGCCCTACACTTTCGATGAATTCGTGGCTGCCGCCAAGAAGCTCACCGCCGACACCAACGGGGACGGCACCCTGGACCAGTGGGGCACAGGCCTGAACGTGCAGTGGAACCTGCAGCCGTTTGTCTGGTCCAACGGTGGTGACTGGCTCAACAAGGACCGCACGAAGGTCACGGTGGATACCCCGGAGTTCGCCGAGGCGCTCCAATGGTTCGCGGACCTGCAGAACGTCCACGGGGTCACACCTTCCGTGGCCGAGGCGCAGACCCTGGATACCTATCAGCGGTGGATGAAGGGCGAAATCGGGTTCTTCCCGATCGCCCCCTGGGACCTTTCGACCTATCAGAAGCTGGACTTTGACTGGGACGTCATCCCCTACCCGGCCGGCAAGACGGGCAAGGCCGCCACCTGGACCGGAACGCTGGGCATCGCGGTGTCCGAGAGCACCAAACTGCCGGAGGACGCCGTGAAGCTGGTGGAGTACCTCACGGCCAACAAGGAAGCCCAGCAGAGCCTGGTTGACGCCGGGATCCAGATTCCGAACCTGAAGGACATGGCCGAAACCTGGGCTGCTGATACCACTACCAAGCCCGCCAACAAGGCCGAATTCCTGCAGATCGTCAAGGACTACGGCCGCGCACTCCCCGGCGGCAACACTTTCAACGCCGAGTGGTACGACGAACTCTTCACCAACATCCAGCCGGTCCTGGACGGCAAGCAGACCGCTGCCGACTACCTCAAGGAAGCGCAGCCCAGGATGCAGGAGTTCCTGGACGCCGCCAACCAGCAGGCCGGCACCTAG
- a CDS encoding LacI family DNA-binding transcriptional regulator, with the protein MAATLHDVARVAGVSFKTVSNVINNHPHVRDTTRAKVEDAIKALGYRPNLTARSLRSGHTGAITLALPQLSLPYFAELADAVIETAAKHGLVVLIEQTGADRARELEVMSSPRLKMSDGLIFSPLELGQDDVDLIKADVPIVLLGERIFGSNSDHVTMQNVTAARAATEHLLDLGRKRIAVVGAHKGEIIGSAGLRLRGYREALDARNIPYDDSIVAYLRDWHRSNGAAAMHDLLDRGATFDAVFGLNDTLAQGSVRVLQEAGFRVPDDVAVIGFDDLDETRYTLPTLSTVDPGRIEIAETAVRMLMERIKNPDGGPPREIEAAFHVVPRESTVGSSPG; encoded by the coding sequence ATGGCAGCGACTCTTCATGACGTGGCACGGGTCGCAGGCGTATCCTTCAAGACCGTTTCAAATGTCATCAACAACCACCCCCATGTCCGGGACACCACCCGTGCCAAGGTTGAAGATGCCATCAAGGCCCTGGGGTACAGGCCCAATCTGACTGCCCGCAGCCTGCGCTCCGGGCACACCGGGGCCATCACCCTGGCCCTTCCCCAGCTGAGTCTGCCCTACTTCGCTGAGCTGGCCGACGCCGTGATCGAAACCGCCGCCAAACACGGCCTGGTGGTGCTCATTGAGCAGACCGGCGCCGACCGCGCCCGCGAACTCGAAGTCATGTCCAGCCCGAGGCTCAAAATGTCCGACGGCCTGATCTTCAGCCCCCTTGAACTAGGCCAGGACGACGTTGACCTGATCAAAGCCGACGTGCCCATCGTCCTGCTCGGAGAGCGGATCTTCGGCAGCAATTCAGACCACGTAACGATGCAGAACGTCACAGCTGCACGTGCCGCCACCGAGCACCTGCTGGACCTCGGCCGGAAGCGGATCGCCGTGGTGGGCGCCCATAAAGGGGAAATCATCGGCTCGGCGGGGCTTCGGTTGCGGGGCTACCGTGAGGCACTTGACGCGCGGAACATCCCGTACGACGACAGCATAGTTGCCTACCTCCGGGACTGGCACCGTTCCAACGGTGCGGCCGCCATGCACGATCTGCTGGACCGCGGCGCCACCTTTGACGCCGTCTTCGGGCTCAATGACACCCTGGCCCAGGGCTCCGTGCGCGTCCTGCAGGAAGCCGGCTTCCGGGTCCCGGACGACGTCGCCGTGATCGGCTTCGACGACCTGGACGAAACCCGCTACACGCTGCCCACCCTGAGCACTGTCGACCCCGGTCGGATCGAAATCGCCGAGACGGCCGTCCGGATGCTCATGGAGCGGATCAAGAATCCGGACGGCGGCCCGCCCCGGGAAATTGAAGCAGCCTTCCACGTTGTGCCGCGCGAATCGACGGTGGGCTCCAGTCCCGGTTAG
- a CDS encoding arabinan endo-1,5-alpha-L-arabinosidase, producing MPSTPARRRPRMRLAAAVAVVVLMMSGCAGSAGPLAEGMPAGDLTGDFFTHDPALVAGKDGEPWFVYSTGNGDVADGNIQIRRSTDGHNWEYAGEVWKQKPAWLTAAVPGVHNLWAPELYEHDGTWYLYYSASTFGKNLSVIALATNTALDPADPAYEWVDRGQVISSKGERFNAIDPGIAEDENGTPWMTFGSFWTGIQLVQLQWPTGLRADNAEPLRLADRKAPPNAIEAPYILPHDGAYYLFFSRDFCCRGLESTYNIAVGKADRITGPYLDADGKALLDGGGTPVLASDGGRTGPGGQSVSGDTLAFHYYAEELDGGFRLGLLHLEWKDGWPTASWGRN from the coding sequence ATGCCCAGCACTCCAGCGCGCCGCCGCCCCCGGATGCGGCTGGCCGCGGCGGTGGCCGTCGTCGTCCTGATGATGAGCGGCTGCGCCGGATCGGCAGGCCCACTCGCTGAGGGGATGCCGGCCGGTGACCTGACCGGGGACTTTTTCACGCACGATCCTGCCCTCGTGGCCGGGAAGGACGGCGAACCCTGGTTTGTCTACTCCACGGGCAACGGTGATGTGGCCGACGGAAACATCCAGATCCGGCGTTCCACGGATGGACACAACTGGGAATATGCCGGCGAGGTTTGGAAGCAGAAGCCGGCCTGGCTTACCGCAGCGGTCCCCGGCGTGCACAACCTGTGGGCGCCGGAATTGTATGAGCATGACGGCACGTGGTACCTGTACTACTCGGCCTCCACGTTCGGCAAGAACCTGTCCGTGATTGCGCTGGCCACCAACACCGCCCTCGATCCCGCGGATCCTGCCTATGAATGGGTGGATCGCGGGCAGGTGATTTCGTCCAAGGGGGAGAGGTTCAACGCCATCGATCCGGGCATTGCCGAGGATGAGAACGGGACGCCGTGGATGACGTTCGGCTCCTTCTGGACGGGTATCCAACTCGTGCAGCTCCAATGGCCCACAGGGCTGCGCGCAGATAATGCCGAGCCGCTGCGCCTCGCCGACCGGAAGGCCCCGCCCAACGCCATCGAGGCGCCTTACATCCTGCCGCACGACGGCGCCTACTATTTGTTCTTCTCACGCGACTTTTGCTGCCGCGGACTGGAGAGCACCTACAACATCGCGGTGGGTAAAGCCGACAGGATCACCGGCCCATACCTGGACGCCGACGGCAAGGCGCTGCTCGACGGCGGGGGGACGCCGGTACTGGCTTCCGACGGCGGCCGGACCGGTCCCGGTGGGCAGTCCGTCTCCGGCGACACACTGGCGTTCCACTACTACGCGGAAGAACTCGACGGCGGCTTCCGGCTGGGACTCCTGCACCTGGAGTGGAAGGATGGCTGGCCCACGGCCAGCTGGGGCCGGAACTAA
- a CDS encoding carbohydrate ABC transporter permease: MSAQNVMTSPPLEPTGIIPGREPGAGRGRNRRRGSTGQRSAKGGLRLGNILTTLILSAGAVIMVAPLAWTFSTSLKTKDGVFELPPQWIPDPFVWENYARIWAAGPLLSGIQNSLIVACSVTIVGSLTSALAAFAFAKMRMPFKNVLFLGLLSGLMIPFPTLMIPQFTIFASIGWVDTLLPLIVPGLFGNIIMIFFLRQFLNSVPDSIVEAARIDGASYLQIFWTLIMPAIRPALAAQFILWFMAVWNDYLAPIIYLNSPATQTLQLVIANFNAQYAIQTDYPLIMAASFIALLPVLIVFIVFQRQIIESIALSGSKG, from the coding sequence ATGTCCGCACAGAACGTTATGACCAGCCCTCCTTTGGAACCCACCGGGATCATCCCCGGCCGGGAGCCGGGAGCCGGGCGCGGCAGAAACCGGCGCCGGGGAAGCACCGGCCAGCGGTCGGCCAAGGGCGGCCTCAGGCTTGGCAACATCCTGACAACGCTCATCCTCTCCGCCGGGGCCGTGATCATGGTCGCCCCGCTGGCCTGGACCTTCTCCACGTCCCTGAAGACCAAGGACGGGGTCTTCGAGCTTCCGCCGCAGTGGATTCCGGACCCGTTCGTCTGGGAGAACTACGCCCGGATCTGGGCGGCCGGCCCCCTGCTCAGCGGCATCCAGAACAGCCTGATCGTGGCCTGCTCGGTCACCATCGTCGGATCGCTGACCTCGGCGCTGGCGGCATTCGCGTTCGCCAAGATGCGAATGCCCTTCAAGAACGTCCTGTTTTTGGGACTGCTCTCCGGCCTGATGATCCCGTTCCCCACGCTGATGATTCCGCAGTTCACCATCTTCGCCAGCATCGGCTGGGTGGATACCCTGCTGCCGCTGATCGTCCCGGGCCTCTTCGGCAACATCATCATGATCTTCTTCCTGCGCCAGTTCCTGAACAGCGTCCCGGACTCCATCGTGGAAGCGGCAAGGATCGACGGCGCGTCCTACCTCCAGATCTTCTGGACCCTGATCATGCCGGCCATCCGCCCTGCGCTGGCCGCCCAGTTCATCCTCTGGTTCATGGCCGTCTGGAACGACTACCTGGCACCCATCATCTACCTGAACTCCCCGGCCACGCAGACGCTCCAACTGGTCATCGCCAACTTCAACGCCCAGTACGCCATCCAGACCGACTACCCCCTGATCATGGCAGCGTCATTCATCGCGTTGCTGCCCGTGCTGATCGTCTTCATCGTCTTCCAGCGCCAAATCATTGAGTCGATCGCCCTTTCGGGATCCAAGGGCTGA
- a CDS encoding sugar ABC transporter substrate-binding protein, which translates to MRRKTTRHTLAAVSIISLALVVTGCSGGAPGTGAESSAAPKAFTVWDPYPQHTEGSDWAKRISSCGDKAGVKIERTAYDTQALTNQALLAAQEGTAADVILLDNPAVSTLADTGALIDMESVGLDTSAIEPNLLAAGVVDGKTYGIPLGANTLALYYNADVLAKAGVDPAGIKDWASFQTALTKVKNAGSKALTFSAIGTEEGSFQFLPFFWGSGADLKHLDSPAAVEALELWTNWVKTGIAPNSVISNSQNTTWEEFLTGDFGFAVNGTWQVNAAAKAPFKTGYIPIPAKNGGVAPAPTGGEFLLMPVQKDESRYDTSKKIIECMSTTEGQVKTANTFAYYIPATSDGQGLLLKDHPELKVWVDAVNKAKGRTSDNLGTDYPIISEQLWTAVQNSLSGAASPADALKAAQRTASEKTSK; encoded by the coding sequence ATGCGTAGAAAAACCACGCGCCACACGTTGGCGGCCGTCAGTATCATCTCCCTGGCGCTCGTTGTAACAGGCTGTTCGGGTGGGGCACCGGGGACGGGTGCGGAGTCGTCGGCGGCTCCCAAGGCGTTCACGGTCTGGGACCCGTATCCCCAGCACACGGAAGGCTCGGACTGGGCCAAGCGCATCAGCTCCTGCGGGGACAAGGCCGGCGTCAAGATCGAACGCACTGCCTATGACACCCAAGCCCTGACCAACCAGGCGCTGCTGGCGGCGCAGGAGGGCACCGCCGCGGACGTCATTCTCCTCGACAACCCGGCCGTCTCCACCTTGGCCGATACCGGCGCCCTGATCGACATGGAAAGCGTTGGCCTGGATACCTCGGCCATTGAACCAAACCTGCTTGCCGCTGGAGTGGTGGACGGCAAGACCTACGGGATTCCGCTCGGCGCCAACACCCTGGCCCTCTACTACAATGCCGATGTCCTGGCCAAGGCAGGAGTGGATCCTGCCGGCATCAAGGACTGGGCAAGCTTCCAGACGGCTCTGACGAAGGTCAAGAACGCGGGAAGCAAGGCCCTCACGTTCTCGGCCATCGGGACTGAAGAAGGCTCTTTCCAGTTCCTTCCGTTTTTTTGGGGATCAGGCGCTGACCTGAAGCATCTTGATTCCCCTGCTGCCGTTGAAGCCCTGGAGCTCTGGACGAACTGGGTCAAGACCGGCATCGCCCCCAACTCCGTCATCAGCAACTCACAGAACACCACCTGGGAAGAGTTCCTCACCGGCGACTTCGGCTTCGCGGTTAACGGCACCTGGCAGGTGAACGCCGCCGCAAAAGCGCCGTTCAAGACCGGATACATTCCGATTCCCGCGAAAAACGGGGGCGTGGCGCCGGCACCCACCGGTGGCGAATTCCTGCTGATGCCAGTCCAAAAGGACGAAAGCCGCTACGACACGTCAAAGAAGATCATCGAGTGCATGAGCACCACTGAAGGCCAGGTGAAAACCGCCAACACCTTTGCCTACTACATTCCCGCGACGAGTGACGGCCAGGGCCTCCTGCTGAAGGACCACCCTGAACTCAAGGTTTGGGTGGACGCCGTCAACAAGGCAAAGGGCCGCACCAGCGACAACCTCGGCACCGATTACCCCATCATTTCCGAGCAGCTGTGGACGGCCGTCCAGAACTCGCTCAGCGGCGCAGCCTCCCCGGCCGACGCCCTCAAAGCAGCTCAGAGGACAGCGTCCGAGAAAACGTCCAAGTGA
- a CDS encoding YesL family protein: MPSTDNLGWAGRAMEWLAFATRLVLVNVLFGAGTLAGLVIFGMFPAAVAATTVLARLRTGAAGEHLVRDFVTVYRSQFWHVNRVGSIFWLAGVVLFLNFLTVLVPAGTPELSSPVPSVLLVIAALAGLGTMAAAATAVAVCSRYRDSVIRTWRTAFVLPLVSPVMTLSLLISLVAFAVIFSGIGVLVPLVGASVPLLLSGWLVGHRLAGLEAAEPAFA; encoded by the coding sequence GTGCCCAGCACTGACAACCTGGGATGGGCCGGGCGAGCGATGGAGTGGCTGGCTTTCGCCACCCGGCTGGTCCTGGTCAACGTTCTCTTTGGTGCCGGCACCCTGGCCGGCCTGGTGATCTTCGGAATGTTCCCGGCGGCCGTTGCGGCCACGACTGTCCTGGCCAGGCTTCGGACCGGCGCTGCAGGCGAACACCTGGTGCGCGATTTCGTCACGGTATACCGCTCACAGTTTTGGCACGTCAACCGGGTGGGCAGCATCTTCTGGCTTGCCGGCGTCGTGCTCTTCCTTAACTTCCTGACCGTGCTGGTACCGGCGGGTACCCCGGAACTGTCCTCGCCTGTCCCTTCCGTGCTGCTCGTGATCGCGGCGCTCGCCGGCCTGGGCACGATGGCAGCTGCCGCGACGGCTGTTGCCGTGTGCAGCCGCTACCGGGACTCTGTCATCAGGACCTGGCGTACGGCTTTCGTGCTCCCGCTGGTCTCGCCCGTCATGACCCTTTCGTTGCTGATCAGCCTGGTGGCCTTCGCCGTCATCTTCTCGGGGATAGGCGTCCTGGTGCCCCTCGTTGGGGCATCCGTTCCGCTGCTGCTTTCCGGCTGGCTCGTGGGACACCGGCTCGCCGGACTTGAAGCCGCAGAACCAGCCTTCGCCTGA
- a CDS encoding LacI family DNA-binding transcriptional regulator, which translates to MTKAEKRPVLTDVALAAGVSVATASKALNGRNHVNKNTRQRVLDAAEKLKFSPNPFAQALNFPVTGTIGVLTADLSSRFVLPILMGVEEAFGAGSTSVIISDARKDLVRERFLLQTLIAKRVDGIIVLGDDANARPSLSEHVPVPVVYAYTPSVLATDCSFTPDNAMGATLAIDHLVARGRRKIAMINGEPRFEAAQERSSAAHAALQSHGLGFVSGEVLYGDWSESWGRQGVRALLNARLDFDGIFCGSDQIARGVVDALREEGRSVPHDVGVVGFDDWELFSTTSRPPLTTIDMNLEHMGRAVAGELAVAIAGVTRPGLHKLPVRLVPRESTAGLDGSLANREDAAGGPLKA; encoded by the coding sequence ATGACGAAGGCGGAAAAGAGGCCGGTCCTGACGGACGTTGCCCTGGCCGCTGGCGTGTCTGTCGCCACGGCGTCGAAGGCCCTGAATGGCCGGAACCATGTCAACAAAAACACGCGCCAAAGGGTCCTTGATGCAGCCGAAAAGCTGAAGTTCTCACCGAATCCGTTCGCCCAGGCCCTCAACTTCCCGGTCACCGGGACTATCGGGGTACTGACGGCCGACCTCTCCAGCCGCTTTGTCCTGCCCATCCTGATGGGCGTCGAGGAGGCCTTCGGGGCTGGGTCCACTTCTGTCATCATCAGCGACGCCCGCAAAGACCTGGTGCGGGAACGGTTCCTGCTGCAGACCCTGATTGCCAAACGCGTGGACGGCATCATTGTCCTCGGCGATGATGCCAACGCACGCCCTTCCCTCTCCGAACATGTCCCGGTACCTGTCGTATACGCCTATACGCCCTCCGTCCTGGCAACCGACTGCTCCTTTACCCCTGACAACGCCATGGGCGCCACTCTGGCCATCGACCATTTGGTGGCCCGCGGGCGCAGGAAAATAGCGATGATCAACGGCGAGCCGCGTTTCGAGGCAGCGCAGGAACGGAGCTCCGCAGCCCACGCGGCTTTGCAAAGCCATGGCCTGGGCTTCGTCTCGGGGGAGGTCCTGTACGGCGACTGGAGTGAATCCTGGGGACGTCAGGGGGTCCGTGCGTTGTTGAATGCCCGCCTCGACTTCGACGGGATCTTCTGCGGCAGTGACCAGATCGCCCGCGGCGTGGTCGACGCCCTGAGGGAAGAAGGGCGCTCCGTCCCCCACGATGTCGGGGTCGTGGGTTTCGATGACTGGGAGCTGTTCAGCACCACATCGCGCCCGCCGCTGACAACCATCGACATGAACCTCGAGCACATGGGCCGGGCAGTCGCCGGAGAGCTTGCAGTTGCCATTGCCGGCGTGACGCGTCCTGGCCTCCACAAGCTGCCGGTGCGGCTGGTCCCGCGGGAATCTACGGCGGGACTGGACGGAAGCCTGGCGAACCGCGAGGATGCTGCGGGCGGCCCCCTCAAGGCCTGA
- a CDS encoding carbohydrate ABC transporter permease has product MSTITRRSRLHRKEHQAALVFVAIPVTGFLLFTLFPLLFSVYASFTNWNGISAPVFKGLDNYTKMFGDRYFLKSLWNTLYMMIGIPLGLVISLALALAMNRKMRGTTFFRTVYYLPVISSIAAVAILWQWAFNGDFGLINQGLGLLGIDGPNWLQDTATVKPALIIMAVWKGLGYSMLLYLAALQSVPRYLYEAAALDGASAWQQFRHITIPMVRPVTFFLIVTSIIGGSQIFVEINIMTPTGGPEFESASIVWYIWQKAFDNLQMGYASAMSVVLGLLVFTITFIQFRLNRRNQFSID; this is encoded by the coding sequence ATGTCCACCATCACTCGCCGCTCGCGGCTACACCGGAAGGAACACCAGGCCGCGCTTGTCTTTGTTGCCATACCGGTGACCGGGTTCCTCCTCTTTACGCTCTTCCCCCTGCTCTTCTCCGTCTACGCGTCCTTCACGAACTGGAACGGCATCTCCGCGCCGGTGTTCAAGGGCCTGGACAACTACACCAAGATGTTCGGCGACCGGTACTTCCTGAAGTCGCTGTGGAACACGCTGTACATGATGATCGGTATTCCTCTCGGACTGGTCATTTCGCTGGCGCTGGCCCTGGCCATGAACCGCAAGATGCGCGGGACCACGTTTTTCCGCACGGTGTACTACCTGCCAGTGATCTCCTCCATCGCCGCGGTGGCCATCCTGTGGCAGTGGGCCTTCAACGGCGATTTCGGCCTCATCAACCAAGGCCTGGGATTGCTGGGAATCGACGGTCCAAACTGGCTGCAGGACACCGCCACGGTGAAGCCGGCGCTGATCATCATGGCCGTGTGGAAGGGGCTGGGATATTCAATGTTGCTCTACCTGGCAGCCCTTCAGTCGGTTCCCCGCTACCTCTATGAGGCCGCCGCCCTGGACGGCGCCTCGGCCTGGCAGCAGTTCCGGCACATCACCATTCCCATGGTGCGGCCGGTGACGTTCTTCCTTATTGTCACCAGCATCATCGGCGGCTCGCAGATCTTCGTGGAAATCAACATCATGACCCCCACGGGCGGGCCCGAATTCGAGTCAGCTTCCATCGTCTGGTACATCTGGCAAAAGGCGTTCGACAACCTCCAGATGGGCTACGCCTCCGCCATGTCAGTTGTCCTCGGTCTGCTGGTGTTCACCATTACCTTCATCCAATTCCGGCTCAACCGCCGCAACCAGTTTTCGATCGATTGA
- a CDS encoding carbohydrate ABC transporter permease: protein MTTTPAPVRTRAGDRAAPAAQPRQSRRRPNDNSQWVAWAFVTPLVLYLLIFYAFPLYRNIELSLHDYTPRAFVRGNAQFVGFQNYVEIFGSSSFAKAATNTALFTIGSIAFQYAAGLALAVFFRANFKLSAVLRGLFLIPWLLPMIVSASAWAWMFNSDNGIINAALRVVGLDPVNWLTSPDVALTSVIIANIWLGIPFNLVILYSGLQNIPADYYEAASLDGANAWQQFWRLTFPLLKPVSAITLLLGLIYTLKVVDLIWIMTAGGPGDTSTTFATWSYREAFGAGNPDFSPAAAVGNLLIVVALVFGLIYLQMQRKLEKQ from the coding sequence ATGACAACCACCCCCGCCCCGGTACGAACTCGTGCCGGGGACCGGGCGGCCCCTGCCGCCCAGCCACGCCAATCCCGACGACGCCCCAACGATAATTCCCAATGGGTCGCATGGGCGTTCGTCACGCCCCTGGTCCTCTACCTGCTCATCTTCTACGCGTTCCCGCTGTACCGCAACATAGAGCTCAGCCTGCACGACTACACTCCGCGGGCCTTTGTGCGGGGAAATGCCCAGTTCGTCGGTTTCCAGAACTACGTTGAAATCTTTGGTTCGTCGTCGTTCGCAAAAGCGGCAACCAACACGGCACTTTTCACCATCGGTTCCATTGCCTTCCAGTACGCGGCAGGCCTGGCCCTCGCGGTGTTCTTCCGTGCGAACTTCAAACTGTCCGCGGTGCTGCGCGGGCTGTTCCTGATCCCTTGGCTCTTGCCGATGATTGTCTCGGCATCAGCCTGGGCCTGGATGTTCAACAGCGACAACGGCATCATCAACGCAGCCCTTCGAGTGGTGGGCCTGGACCCGGTGAACTGGCTGACCTCCCCCGACGTCGCCCTGACCTCCGTGATCATCGCCAACATCTGGCTCGGAATTCCCTTCAATCTGGTGATCCTGTACTCGGGCCTGCAGAACATTCCGGCTGACTATTATGAGGCGGCATCCCTGGACGGCGCCAATGCCTGGCAACAGTTCTGGCGGCTTACCTTCCCCCTTCTTAAGCCGGTTTCGGCGATCACGCTGCTGCTGGGGCTGATCTACACGCTCAAGGTTGTCGATCTCATTTGGATCATGACGGCGGGCGGTCCGGGAGATACGTCCACAACGTTCGCCACCTGGTCATACCGGGAGGCATTCGGTGCCGGGAATCCAGATTTCAGCCCCGCCGCCGCCGTCGGAAACCTGCTCATTGTCGTGGCGCTGGTCTTCGGGCTGATCTATCTCCAGATGCAAAGGAAGCTCGAGAAACAATGA
- the arfA gene encoding arabinosylfuranosidase ArfA has protein sequence MTITSDATEQADLAVVAPTTITVDRTAVVAPVNRRIFGSFVEHLGRCVYDGIYEPGHATANQDGFRRDVIELVKELGSSTIRYPGGNFVSGYRWEDGVGPRDQRPVRRDLAWHSLESNQVGLDEFARWCKLTGSELMMAVNLGTRGIEAALDLLDYANHPSGTTLSERRIANGAKDPYNIRMWCLGNEMDGPWQIGHMSADSYGKLAARTASAMKTADRNLELVVCGSSSSSMPTFGEWERVVLEHTYEHVDYISCHAYYQERNGDLGSYLASSLDMQYFIETVVATADHVKHKLKSKKTIQLSFDEWNIWYLDEFQASGQVNDEWVHAPRQLEDVYSVADAVVLGNLLITLLKNHDRVAAASLAQLVNVIAPIMTEPGGDAWRQTTFFPFSVTSRLARGEVLRPRIEAGTYATAVYGEAPLVDAVATADAATGQSALFLVNRSQTEAIDVTINVSELHAKVIAEAVTLHDEDVYAKNTLQDQNRVGLKQLTGAVLEEGTLTLTLPPVSWSAVALG, from the coding sequence ATGACCATCACCTCCGACGCCACTGAACAGGCCGATCTGGCTGTTGTGGCACCAACCACCATCACCGTTGACCGGACTGCTGTTGTTGCCCCGGTGAACCGCCGCATCTTCGGCTCCTTCGTGGAGCACCTGGGCCGCTGCGTCTATGACGGGATCTACGAGCCCGGCCACGCCACCGCCAACCAGGACGGGTTCCGGCGGGACGTCATCGAACTCGTCAAGGAGCTCGGATCAAGCACCATCCGTTACCCCGGCGGCAACTTCGTCTCCGGGTACCGCTGGGAGGACGGCGTGGGCCCCCGCGACCAGCGGCCGGTCCGGCGTGACCTCGCATGGCACTCGTTGGAATCCAACCAGGTGGGCCTGGACGAGTTCGCCCGCTGGTGTAAGCTCACCGGCTCCGAGCTGATGATGGCCGTCAACCTTGGCACCCGCGGCATCGAAGCCGCCTTGGATCTGCTGGACTACGCCAACCACCCGTCCGGCACCACACTCAGCGAGCGGCGCATCGCCAACGGCGCCAAGGACCCGTACAACATCCGGATGTGGTGCCTCGGCAACGAGATGGACGGTCCCTGGCAGATCGGCCACATGTCCGCGGACAGCTACGGAAAGCTCGCGGCACGCACCGCATCCGCCATGAAGACCGCGGACAGGAACCTGGAGCTGGTGGTCTGTGGCTCGTCCAGTTCCTCCATGCCCACGTTCGGCGAATGGGAGCGCGTGGTCCTCGAGCACACCTACGAGCACGTTGACTACATCTCGTGCCACGCCTACTACCAGGAGCGCAACGGCGACCTTGGGTCCTACCTGGCGTCCTCGCTGGACATGCAGTACTTCATCGAAACCGTGGTGGCCACTGCGGACCACGTCAAGCACAAGCTGAAGAGCAAGAAGACCATCCAACTGTCCTTTGATGAGTGGAACATCTGGTACCTGGATGAGTTCCAGGCATCCGGCCAGGTCAACGACGAATGGGTGCACGCGCCCCGGCAGCTGGAGGACGTCTACTCCGTGGCCGACGCTGTGGTGTTGGGCAACCTGCTGATCACGCTGCTCAAGAACCACGACCGTGTGGCCGCCGCCTCCCTCGCGCAGCTGGTCAACGTCATTGCGCCCATCATGACCGAACCCGGCGGCGACGCCTGGCGGCAGACCACGTTCTTCCCGTTCTCGGTCACCTCCCGCCTGGCCCGCGGTGAAGTTCTGCGTCCGAGAATCGAAGCAGGAACCTACGCGACAGCGGTCTATGGCGAAGCGCCGCTGGTGGACGCCGTGGCAACCGCGGACGCCGCCACCGGCCAGTCGGCTCTCTTCCTGGTGAACCGCAGCCAGACCGAGGCGATCGACGTGACCATCAATGTCTCGGAACTCCATGCGAAGGTCATCGCCGAGGCCGTGACCCTTCACGATGAGGACGTCTACGCCAAGAACACCTTGCAGGACCAGAACCGCGTGGGCCTGAAGCAGCTCACCGGGGCCGTCCTGGAGGAGGGCACGCTCACCCTGACCCTGCCGCCGGTGTCCTGGTCCGCCGTCGCGCTCGGCTGA